One genomic region from Xenopus laevis strain J_2021 chromosome 2L, Xenopus_laevis_v10.1, whole genome shotgun sequence encodes:
- the sf3a3.L gene encoding splicing factor 3A subunit 3, protein METILEQQRRYQEEKERLMDVMSKEMMSKKPTLREQINSDHRARAMLDQYMDVSSNLRDLYEDKDGLRKEELTAISGPNEFGEFYNRLKLIKEFHRKHPNEICVPMSVEFDELLKTRENPSEEAQNLVEFTDEEGYGRYMDLHDCYLKYINLKSSEKLDYITYLATFDQLFDIPKERKNAEYKRYLEVLLEYLQDYTDRVKPLQDQNELFGKIQIEFEKKWDAGAFPGWPKETSSALTHSGAHLDLSAFSSWEELASLGLDRLKSALMALGLKCGGTLEERAQRLFSTKGKSLESLDPSLFAKNPKAKGTRRDTEKNKDIAFLEAQVYEYVEILGEQRHLTHENVQRKQARTGEEREEEEEEQISESESDDEDNEIIYNPKNLPLGWDGKPIPYWLYKLHGLNINYNCEICGNFTYRGPKAFQRHFAEWRHAHGMRCLGIPNTAHFANVTQIEDAVSLWSKLKHQKASERWQPDTEEEYEDSSGNVVNKKTYEDLKRQGLL, encoded by the exons ATGGAGACGATTTTAGAACAGCAACGGCGCTACCaggaagagaaggaaaggctcatgGATGTGATGAGCAAAGAGATGATGTCCAAAAAACCCACG TTACGGGAACAAATAAATTCAGATCATAGAGCCAGAGCTATGTTAGAC caatacATGGATGTCAGTTCAAATCTAAGGGATTTATATGAAGATAAAGACGG cttACGCAAGGAAGAACTCACTGCAATTTCCGGGCCAAATGAGTTTGGCGAATTCTACAATAGACTGAAGTTAATTAAAGAATTTCACCGAAAACATCCAAATGAG ATTTGTGTTCCCATGTCCGTGGAATTTGATGAACTTTTGAAGACTAGGGAAAATCCAAGCGAGGAAGCACAAA ATTTGGTTGAATTTACAGATGAAGAGGGCTATGGCAGGTATATGGATCTCCATGACTGCTACCTGAAATATATTAACCTCAAGTCTTCAGAG aaACTAGATTACATCACATACCTGGCAACTTTTGACCAGCTTTTTGACATTCCAAAGGagagaaaaaatgcagaatacaaaag ATATTTGGAAGTACTTCTTGAATATCTTCAGGACTATACAGATCGGGTGAAGCCTTTGCAGGATCAGAATGAGCTCTTTGGGAAAATACAGATTGAGTTTGAAAAGAAGTGGGATGCTGGAGCATTTCCTGGTTGGCCG AAAGAGACTAGCAGTGCACTCACCCATTCTGGAGCTCACCTGGACCTGTCAGCCTTTTCTTCTTGGGAG GAGTTGGCCTCTCTTGGTCTTGATAGATTAAAATCTGCTCTTATGGCTTTGGGCCTTAAATGTGGAGG GACACTGGAAGAAAGAGCGCAGAGACTTTTCAGCACAAAAGGCAAATCATTGGAGTCTCTGGATCCATCTTTGTTTGCAAAGAATCCTAAAGCAAAAGGAACTCGcag AGacacagagaaaaacaaagaCATTGCATTTCTTGAAGCTCAGGTGTACGAATATGTTGAAATTCTAGGG GAACAGAGACATCTGACTCACGAGAATGTGCAGCGCAAACAAGCCCGTACAGGTGAGGAgagggaagaagaggaagaagaacagATCAGTGAGAGCGAGAGTGATGATGAGGATAATGAGATTATTTACAACCCCAAAAACCTTCCTCTTGGATGGGATGGCAAG CCTATACCTTATTGGTTATACAAACTGCATGGCCTGAATATCAACTACAACTGTGAGATTTGTGGAAACTTCACCTACAGAGGGCCCAAAGCTTTCCAGAGGCATTTTGCA GAATGGCGACATGCTCATGGCATGAGATGTCTGGGCATTCCGAATACTGCGCACTTTGCTAATGTAACACAGATCGAGGATGCTGTTTCCT TATGGTCTAAACTGAAGCACCAGAAGGCCTCTGAAAGATGGCAGCCTGACACAGAG GAGGAATATGAAGATTCCAGTGGGAATGTTGTAAATAAGAAGACGTATGAAGATTTAAAGCGTCAAGGACTTCTGTAG